One window of Scheffersomyces stipitis CBS 6054 chromosome 1, whole genome shotgun sequence genomic DNA carries:
- the HRT2 gene encoding Ty3 transposition effector (High level expression reduced Ty3 Transposition), producing the protein MSLPEPYYNDDPKSFAYPTVHKRWPTIIEGAIRDTEVAASDSHKQSGEAILASLNTLLSDFKNDAVVAPFTEEQIALNDDLVHYNNSLESLNKKKKVTWQTGPWLYLECYLYQAINNFFISSKDTFWNTFDVFEQLKNNTFKQSELGVLELCRRYQILNHQIVQSDSIDSDTLLELFREFIDISLWGNATDLSLLAGNVTLEDIKSVQGAEVRKKNEENILVNDTETAWNQLTSSGTSSRIDIVLDNSGFELFADLVFALFVLDSKIVKEIHLHCKEIAWFVSDTMPKDFDNLLSQLKDSQFYPNIHANAQDKEALLFLSQQLEKYVANKQIIIDSHRFWTLDYNFWYIPQFQDLYEKLSKSDLIIFKGDLNYRKLTGDLQWDKTTPFETAIQDLSSASLPILSLRTCKADVVVGLPSGVNETLIEKYLAQGNEIGEFWSSSGKWAVISFNDGKK; encoded by the coding sequence ATGTCGCTCCCTGAACCATACTACAACGACGATCCCAAGTCGTTTGCCTACCCTACGGTGCACAAGAGATGGCCCACCATCATCGAAGGTGCTATCAGAGACACTGAAGTCGCTGCTTCGGACTCGCACAAGCAATCTGGCGAAGCAATTCTTGCCAGCTTAAACACGTTGCTTTCTGACTTCAAAAACGACGCTGTGGTTGCTCCTTTTACAGAGGAGCAGATTGCTCTCAACGACGACTTGGTCCACTATAACAATTCCCTTGAGtcattgaacaagaagaagaaggtcaCTTGGCAAACGGGCCCATGGCTTTATTTGGAATGCTACCTCTACCAGGcaatcaacaacttcttcatttcgTCCAAAGACACTTTCTGGAACACATTTGATGtatttgaacaattgaagaacaacacCTTCAAGCAGTCGGAATTGGGCGTCTTAGAACTCTGTCGGCGCTACCAGATATTGAACCACCAGATTGTTCAGAGTGATTCCATTGACAGTGACAccttgttggagttgtttAGAGAGTTTATCGATATCTCATTGTGGGGAAATGCGACAGATTTGAGTTTATTGGCCGGGAACGTCACGCTCGAAGACATCAAGTCGGTCCAAGGCGCTGAAGTaagaaagaagaacgaAGAGAATATCTTGGTGAACGACACAGAAACAGCCTGGAACCAATTGACTTCGTCCGgcacttcttcaagaattgacATCGTCTTGGACAATTCCGGTTTTGAGTTGTTTGCCGATTTGGTGTTTGCCTTGTTTGTTCTCGATTCCAAGATCGTGAAGGAGATCCATTTGCACTGTAAAGAAATCGCATGGTTTGTCAGTGACACAATGCCCAAGGATTTCGACAATTTGCTTTCGCAATTGAAGGATTCTCAATTCTACCCTAACATCCATGCCAATGCCCAGGATAAAGAAGCGTTGTTGTTTTTGAGCCAACAGCTTGAAAAATACGTAGCCAATAAGCAAAtcataattgattctcacCGTTTCTGGACCTTAGACTACAACTTCTGGTACATTCCACAGTTCCAGGACTTGTACGAGAAGTTGTCGAAATCAGATCTCATCATCTTTAAGGGAGACTTGAACTATCGAAAGTTGACCGGTGACTTGCAATGGGATAAAACGACTCCGTTTGAGACAGCGATTCAGGATTTGAGTCTGGCTTCGTTGCCTATTCTCAGTTTGAGAACTTGCAAGGCTGATGTCGTTGTAGGATTGCCTTCTGGAGTCAACGAGACTTTAATTGAGAAGTACTTGGCTCAGGGTAATGAGATTGGTGAATTCTGGAgttcttctggaaaatgGGCTGTTATTTCGTTTAACGATGGTAAGAAGTGA
- the TOA2 gene encoding Transcription initiation factor IIA small chain (TFIIA 13.5 kDa subunit), producing MSAPAYYELYRRSTVGATLTDALDTLISDEKIQPQLAMRILANFDRIISENLKLENNIAKSRLTFKGVLSTYNFCDDVWTFIIKNVLIKMSDVSANVDSEITVDKFKIVACNSKRAGDI from the exons ATGAGCGCACCAGCCTATTACGAGCTTTACCGGAGGTCTACCGTAGGTGCTACCTTGACCGATGCTTTGGATACGTTGATTCTGGATGAAAAAATCCAGCCACAGTTGGCCATGAGAATTCTTGCCAATTTTGACAGGATCATTTCCgagaatttgaagttggagaataacATCGCCAAGTCTCGGCTTACTTTCAAAGGCGTATTGTCGACATATAACTTCTGTGACGATGTGTGGACATTTATCATCAAGAATgtgttgatcaagatgaGCGATGTTTCGGCCAATG TGGATAGCGAGATCACGGTAGACAAGTTTAAGATCGTCGCTTGTAACTCCAAAAGAGCCGGTGACATCTGA
- the TAP42 gene encoding Protein phosphatase 2A-associated protein (Two A phosphatase Associated Protein, apparant MW of 42 kDA), whose protein sequence is RKDSIKFQSKLQSIIHQFRVILAITNQLALFSDNETIEEVNTKHLPFLSVNYYLGTLYLDAISDPKAAQAGNVDPIEFRTGNLETAKTSLISFLVQAQQYGALSKSQSDQINGFKDTFNPTLAELVPSNPAERRQIKIDNHRLEKQLNEKLSILNEFYDADDDDDDNGIEFGRFDDDTVRAIYTDQVTLFVLNSFSLLESIIMELKVLQNRPTSSAQSVEQDQREKPNKDNDYGFTTRLESLPNQKKGISDLISKQGKILQPFTITSSRQQMRDKVFGTGQVLPSMTVEEYLDYELANGKMMKEEVKDKNKEDDDTEDSDEELEKRRWDDWKDDNPKGSGNMKANIG, encoded by the coding sequence CGCAAGGACCTGATCAAGTTCCAGAGCAAGTTGCAATCTATCATCCATCAGTTTCGAGTCATTCTTGCCATCACCAACCAATTGGCGTTATTCAGCGACAACGAGactattgaagaagtcaacaCGAAGCACTTGCCgtttcttctggtgaaTTACTATCTCGGAACGCTTTATCTCGATGCAATAAGTGATCCCAAAGCTGCCCAGGCTGGTAATGTAGATCCCATAGAGTTCAGGACAGGCAATCTTGAAACAGCGAAAACGAGCTTGATTTCGTTTTTGGTGCAGGCGCAACAGTACGGTGCTCTCAGCAAGCTGCAATCTGACCAGATAAATGGGTTTAAGGACACTTTCAACCCAACTTTGGCTGAGTTGGTACCTTCAAACCCTGCAGAAAGAAGGCAGATCAAGATAGACAACCACAGATTGGAGAAGCAGCTCAATGAAAAGTTGCTGATTTTGAATGAATTTTATGATgctgatgatgatgatgatgacaatGGAATAGAGTTTGGTCGCTTTGACGACGATACTGTACGAGCCATATACACTGATCAAGTCACCTTATTTGTCTTGAACTCGTTCTCCCTTCTAGAGTCTATCATTATGGAGCTCAAAGTACTTCAGAATAGACCAACAAGTTCAGCCCAATCTGTAGAACAAGACCAGCGCGAGAAACCAAACAAGGATAACGACTACGGCTTCACTACGAGATTGGAGTCGTTGCCCAACCAGAAGAAGGGCATCTCTGACTTGATATCCAAACAGGGCAAGATTCTTCAGCCTTTCACTATAACCTCATCCAGACAACAAATGAGAGATAAGGTGTTTGGAACAGGCCAGGTGCTTCCTTCCATGACTGTAGAGGAATACTTGGACTACGAATTGGCAAATGGCAAGATgatgaaagaagaagtcaaagacAAAAACAAAGAGGATGACGATACTGAAGACAGCgacgaagagttggaaaagagaAGGTGGGACGACTGGAAAGACGACAATCCGAAGGGAAGTGGAAACATGAAGGCAAATATAGGATAG
- the NUP120 gene encoding nuclear pore protein, which translates to MDVSYSLSNIAGFKSHLPVQKITLPLKYPSQNQEQNTNERFHALLAETGAIIDLSASQSYIDFVSWDLLADLKTITLSPINSSVKKLELPLQNIQVTLPHKIVSSKSVSITYQSDQSGNEDGYIIVDLVDENFLFVTLRFALSDFIVANNSSKFSLGNFDQWGHISVPYSFEMRSDPYLVKTVDPLKVIVSLKDGGFLIFKRSAILEDVEVGTFSEASSILPFTFLSGIFKKDPRQEVVLEGISSNTIVDVIQIDSNTIASLTVRKVLKLWSTDNLVPTSTPIELTEINDSSSWLTSVPAKYFQVISSKTGQSYLSLYYSTNSADNSKSRYVFKTWKIRKSDTIVELELLDHLTFQPELPNILLLSSSAQPSFQNTLWFIQDYQTQLSDDSIKFHILWKSNTSSVLVTLAINFQTGAIESKKWSHSQEGKTFEELGPYHDSEYYRNKILNSGRYNDLILQTSLDVFRSYKGLDSVDKKSFIRDSTEETIKLASNNDPYETKQNWYKLETLCAEFKKLGEEDLAISLTNQATLLTIQANGLGIFRPSHYFESFPYKKLDTPEGKLFNILNKLNNVLSTKTYHRILARIRSTTSLTLQDSNEWYEDFIGNKLSDEEAQNIVNELGNIEDAFGLLDTLIGSVDYVSIDDLGADKLTDSLDIPPAEKLNTVLTFKNIIASHESIVLNLFVLFLVCDSNDRILLLLNKIINKLNIYDIVRCIFDTSFKKQNKTSRIENENLNILENSLFWSGIVDNNPQLNYLIRGSRMNEACDYFIGTVLSSYKNFIVDVTLDLLNRDEGKFIKSTFFKMLNRSRNIDRFIIGLVYLINSDANEFFETFETYELFDIARENELKEKIYKSLANNETIKIFLDIVFSEDKNPVLKKADYFHALAELSKEQAARARRHSHSQNFELRAIEILKEIESPDEVVLSRVDSYYLNVFDFALNTSNYDAIYDALSNLSPNSSLYEYTDLFNRFINKLIANQSIYIIFPPHPNALYKKYFLLIDNILLNIANHELALSSSLKLYEYLYSWRLFGASNSLTSKDMADRRGAVESLYMFITRFKDERKNLIAYSATPTIEDVKQYKLKILELYMIILNCLKGFDNEEDQWIVKQKDAESLSIVKLEELKIEYFEWFRELEDDLRNEI; encoded by the exons ATGGACGTGTCGTACTCGCTTTCCAATATTGCGGGGTTCAAATCCCACTTGCCTGTTCAAAAGATCACATTACCTCTCAAGTATCCAAGCCAGAACCAAGAACAGAATACCAATGAGCGCTTCCACGCCCTTTTGGCTGAAACTGGAGCCATTATCGACTTGAGTGCTTCACAATCTTACATTGACTTTGTGTCTTGGGATCTTTTGGCCGATTTGAAAACAATTACGTTGTCTCCCATCAACTCTTCAGTAAAGAAGCTAGAACTTCCATTACAGAATATCCAGGTCACCTTGCCCCACAAGATCGTTTCCAGTAAGAGTGTCAGTATTACTTATCAGTCGGATCAATCTGGTAATGAAGACGGCTACATAATTGTCGATTTGGTAGACgagaacttcttgttcgtTACCTTGAGATTTGCATTATCTGACTTTATAGTGGCTAATaactcttccaagttttcGTTAGGCAACTTTGACCAATGGGGACATATCTCTGTTCCATACTCGTTCGAAATGCGTTCGGATCCGTATTTGGTCAAGACAGTTGATCCGTTGAAGGTAATCGTCTCATTGAAAGACGGAGGATTTCTTATTTTCAAGAGATCTGctattcttgaagatgtagaagtAGGAACGTTCTCAGAGGCTTCTTCGATTCTTCCGTTCACTTTCTTAAGCGGAATCTTCAAAAAAGACCCACGACAAGAGGTAGTTTTAGAAGGaatttcttccaatacAATCGTAGATGTCATACAAATCGACTCTAATACCATTGCTTCCTTAACTGTGCGTAAGGTATTGAAGCTCTGGAGCACCGACAACCTTGTTCCGACAAGCACGCCCATTGAACTCACCGAGATAAACGATTCCAGCTCATGGTTGACATCTGTGCCGGCTAAATACTTCCAGGTTATCTCCAGCAAAACTGGACAATCCTATTTGTCCTTGTACTATAGCACCAATTCCGCAGACAACAGTAAAAGTAGATACGTGTTcaagacttggaagataCGCAAGTCTGATACGATTGTGGAGTTAGAACTTTTGGATCATTTGACGTTCCAACCAGAATTGCCCAATATCTTGCTCTTGAGTTCTTCGGCCCAACCATCCTTCCAGAACACACTCTGGTTCATTCAGGACTACCAGACGCAACTTTCCGATGATAGCATCAAATTCCATATTCTCTGGAAGTCCAACACCTCTTCAGTCTTGGTTACCTTGGCGATCAATTTCCAGACTGGTGCTATTGAATCTAAAAAGTGGTCGCATTCACAAGAAGGGAAGACTTTCGAAGAGCTTGGACCCTATCACGACAGCGAGTACTATCGTAATAAGATTCTCAATTCAGGCAGATACAACGATTTGATTTTGCAGACTTCCTTAGATGTTTTCAGACTGTACAAGGGATTGGATTCAGTAGACAAAAAGTCGTTCATCAGAGACTCCACTGAAGAAACCATCAAGCTCGCATCCAATAACGACCCATACGAAACCAAACAGAACTGGTACAAATTAGAGACTCTTTGTGCtgaattcaagaaactaGGCGAAGAGGATTTGGCTATATCGTTGACTAATCAGGCGACTCTTCTCACAATACAAGCCAATGGTTTGGGAATCTTCAGACCATCTCATTACTTCGAATCGTTTCCATACAAGAAGCTTGATACTCCTGAAGGcaaattgttcaatataTTAAACAAACTCAACAATGTGTTATCTACAAAAACATATCATAGAATCCTAGCCAGGATCAGATCTACTACCTCTTTAACGTTGCAAGATTCAAACGAGTGGTATGAAGATTTTATTGGGAACAAATTGTCTGACGAAGAGGCTCAAAACATAGTCAACGAATTGGgcaatattgaagatgcCTTTGGTTTGCTTGATACTCTTATTGGCTCGGTGGATTATGTGAGCATAGATGATCTTGGTGCTGACAAGTTGACTGACTCTTTGGATATTCCTCCTGCTGAGAAGTTAAATACTGTGTTGAcattcaagaacatcaTTGCTCTGCACGAGTCGATCgtgttgaacttgtttgTATTGTTTTTGGTGTGTGATTCCAATGATAgaatcttgttgttgcttAATAAgatcatcaacaagttgaacattTACGATATTGTCAGATGTATTTTTGATACcagtttcaagaaacagaataAAACTtctagaattgaaaatgaaaaccTAAACATTCTCGAGAACTCCTTATTTTGGAGTGGAATAGTCGACAACAATCCACAGCTCAATTATTTGATTCGCGGCTCTAGAATGAATGAAGCCTGTGATTACTTTATTGGCACTGTCCTTTCTAGCTACAAGAACTTTATTGTAGATGTGACGcttgacttgttgaatcGCGACGAAGGCAAGTTCATTAAGAGcactttcttcaagatgttaaacagatccagaaacatTGACAGATTTATTATTGGCTTGGTTTATTTGATAAACAGTGATGCCAATGAGTTCTTTGAGACCTTTGAGACATACGAGTTATTCGACATTGCAAGAGAAAATGAACTCAAGGAAAAGATCTATAAGTCTTTGGCCAACAATGAAACAATTAAGATTTTCCTAGACATTGTATTCCTGGAGGATAAGAATCCtgtcttgaagaaagcagATTACTTTCATGCACTTGCTGAGTTGTCTAAAGAGCAGGCTGCTAGAGCGCGTCGTCATTCACATCTGCAAAA TTTTGAGTTGAGAGCTATTGAgatcttgaaagaaatagaatcTCCGGACGAAGTAGTTTTGTCTAGAGTTGATTCATATTATTTGAACGTCTTTGATTTTGCAttgaatacttcaaatTACGATGCCATCTACGATGCtttgtccaacttgtcaCCAAATTCATCTCTTTATGAGTACACAGATTTGTTCAACCGTTTCATCAATAAGTTGATAGCCAACCAGTCGATTTATATTATATTCCCTCCGCATCCAAACGCGTTGTACAAGAAGTACTTCCTTTTGATCGATAAtatcttgttgaacattgcCAATCATGAGCTAGCCTTATCGAGCTCGCTCAAATTGTACGAATACCTCTATTCATGGAGGTTGTTTGGAGCCTCAAACTCGTTAACATCCAAAGATATGGCTGACAGAAGAGGTGCTGTCGAGTCTTTGTACATGTTCATCACCAGATTCAAGGATGAAAGGAAGAATTTGATTGCATACTCTGCTACTCCAACTATCGAAGATGTCAAGCAGTACAAgctcaagatcttggaattgtATATGATTATATTGAACTGTTTGAAGGGTTTTGATAACGAGGAGGACCAGTGGATTGTGAAGCAGAAAGATGCTGAATCGTTGTCCATCGTCAAACTCGAGGAGCTCAAGATTGAATACTTTGAATGGTTCAGAGAGTTGGAGGATGACTTGAGGAATGAAATATAG
- the MPE1 gene encoding conserved zinc finger protein required for cell viability (Predicted E3 ubiquitin ligase Posttranslational modification, protein turnover, chaperones), with amino-acid sequence MSSVVYYKFFHQKNRSVIHFDGTAISVFDLKREIIQQNQLGSGLDFNLRLYHSESPDTEYELDQDVIPRSSYVLAKRSPAIFRNRFSTNASRYVTGKPRINRKAINTAGITTGVTGPTLGQRPVDENISEEDRIKLMFENQENAWAQTQDELATHKMIHYKPGAAGAKEDLPPPGYICYRCGKKDHWIKNCPTNNDPNFEGKKVLRTTGIPKSYLKTISKEEFDKKMETDAFETNENGDIIDSEGNAILVTEDGDYAIAMADSKTWLTYQEKQQNAALKAQQDFEKKIVACIENDNRAEFLDPLASTKKLLKSPIVMTPCCTEKSKLNKMTNFSYNKSALEQVLIENDFHCPNCNTEDIFIDSLIPNEELESQLKQYIEEKHTELGIEIPGSESTLKRSADDADEIGPDAKRQRPEMATPFGQMMPGMPMPPPGVMPPPGVMPAPFAIPPGMPIPPPGMPMFMPFSNVNNQKKN; translated from the coding sequence ATGTCGTCAGTCGTCTACTATAAGTTTTttcaccagaagaaccgGTCAGTGATCCACTTTGACGGTACAGCTATATCCGTCTTCGATCTCAAGCGAGAGATTATCCAGCAGAACCAGCTAGGACTGGGTCTTGACTTCAATTTACGTTTATATCATTCAGAACTGCCCGACACAGAGTATGAGTTAGACCAGGATGTCATACCGAGGTCGTCCTACGTCTTGGCGAAAAGGTCTCCTGCTATATTTAGGAACAGATTTAGTACCAATGCTTCCAGATATGTTACAGGAAAGCCACGGATCAACAGAAAAGCCATCAACACCGCTGGAATAACGACTGGTGTCACAGGACCAACTCTCGGCCAAAGACCAGTGGACGAAAACATTTCGGAAGAAGATCgaatcaagttgatgtttGAGAACCAGGAGAATGCCTGGGCCCAGACTCAGGACGAGTTGGCCACTCACAAAATGATACACTACAAGCCTGGAGCCGCTGGAGCTAAGGAAGACTTACCGCCACCAGGTTATATTTGCTATAGATGTGGGAAGAAAGACCACTGGATCAAGAACTGTCCTACGAACAACGACCCCAATTTCGAGGGAAAGAAGGTCTTGCGTACGACCGGTATTCCAAAGTCGTATTTGAAGACAATTTCTAAGGAGGAGTTTGacaagaaaatggagaCCGATGCTTTTGAAACTAACGAAAATGGAGACATTATTGATAGCGAAGGCAATGCCATTTTAGTGACAGAAGACGGAGACTATGCCATAGCCATGGCTGACAGCAAGACCTGGCTCACATACCAGGAAAAGCAACAGAATGCTGCCTTGAAGGCACAGCAGgactttgaaaagaagatagtGGCTTGCATAGAAAACGATAATCGAGCAGAGTTCTTGGATCCTCTAGCTTCCACTAAGAAGTTGCTCAAGTCGCCCATAGTGATGACACCATGTTGCACCGAAAAgtccaaattgaacaaaatgACCAATTTCAGCTATAACAAAAGCGCATTGGAGCAGGTATTAATTGAGAATGACTTCCATTGCCCCAACTGTAACACCgaagatatcttcatcGATTCCTTGATTCCCAATGAAGAGTTAGAGTCGCAGTTGAAACAGTACATCGAAGAGAAACACACAGAACTAGGCATAGAGATTCCAGGCTCAGAAAGCACATTAAAGAGATCAGCGGACGATGCAGATGAAATAGGCCCAGATGCTAAAAGACAACGTCCAGAAATGGCCACCCCATTTGGTCAAATGATGCCTGGAATGCCCATGCCACCTCCAGGAGTCATGCCACCTCCAGGAGTCATGCCTGCTCCTTTTGCTATCCCTCCAGGTATGCCCATCCCTCCTCCCGGTATGCCAATGTTCATGCCTTTCAGCAATGTCAAtaaccagaagaagaattag